The Sulfurimonas sp. genome includes the window AAAAGAGAAGCACTTAAAAGTAGTGACATCATCACAGTTTTTTTCATTTTTATTCCTCCTATTCTTATTTCAGAAGCAAGTGTAACTCTAAAGTGTAAAATTAATGTAAAATTAATGTAAAATTATATGTTTTTAGAGGAGATTATTGGAAAAATGTAGAGAAATTCACTTCCTATCTTTGGAGTAGAGTCTATTTTAAGCTCTATTTTAGCTTTGCTTATAATAGATTTAACTATATTTAATCCTATACCAAAACCACCTTTGCTAGTATCTTCTCTATAATAACGGCTAAATATTTTTTCAACATTATCTATACCTACACCATAATCCTTAAAGCTTAAATGGCATTTTTTATCTTTCATATATAAACTTATATCTATTTCAGAGTTTTCATATGAGTACTTAATTGCATTTGATATAGTATTGTCAATTACACGCTGAAGCTGCTTTGTATTCATCTCTATATTATCGCAATTTTTAATATTTGAATTAATAATTATATTTTTCATTAAAGCAACTTCGTTAAAGTAGTCTATTCTATCTTTTAAAAAGATAGCCATATTTATACTCTCTTTTTCATACTTCAGCCTGTCATGCTTAATTAGATAATCCATATCATTATATATATTTGAGAGTACTTTTGTAGCAGCTTTCATTCTCTGCATATATTTATTGGGGGAATTTTTTCTATTATAAAGGTCAATATTAACACTAATAATAGAAAGAGGAGTATTTATCTCATGCACAGAATCTTTTATAAAATTATCCAATCTCTTATTCAATTTTTTAAATGGCTTAGCAAAACTTTTTAAAAAGAAGAGACTCAATATAAAAACTAAAATTACTACACTAAATAAAATTAACATAAGTTTCTCATAAACAACGGCAAAAGAGACTTGGTTTTTTATAATAAGATACTTGGCACCAAAGTATCTCCCCTTTGGAAGTTTAACAATCAGATATGCATCATTGCCGTCTAGATGGTAACCATCTTTAAAGTACTTTATTTTATAGTTTATCAAGGAGTATATAGGCTGAAAACCCTCATCATACAGACCTGATTCAAATGTTTTAAACCTTGGATATTCAAAATATTCTTTATTTTGATTATATTCATGCATTGCTTTTACAACTAAAATAGATTTTTCCTTGAGAAGCAACTTATTTTGAATTGAGTAGATATTTTTCATATATATAAAATAAAAAAACATTGGAGCTAAAAGTATCACAGAAACAAATGATGTATATATTAAAGCATACTTTGTGGAATATTGACTATCTTTCAATTATATATCCTAAACCTCTTCTGTTTTGGATTAAATCATCTGGAAGTTTTTTGCGTAGATTATTTAACTGAACTCTGACTGTAGCTGGTTCTACATACTCTCCCCATACTTCATCTTGAAACATTTGAGTAGAAACTACAGAGTTTTTATGTTTTATGAGAACTTCAAGCATATCCTGTTCTGTTTTTCTCAGGATTATTTCTTTTTCATTTAGTGTTAATTTACTTTTTTTTATATCATAAACAATGTCATAACCAATATCTATAAGAAAACAATCATCTTTAAAAAAGCTTGCCAAGGCATGGTCTATTCTTAACTCAAGTTCCTCCAAATCAAAAGGCTTACGTATGTAGTCACAACAACCTCTTCTATAACCCTCTTTTAAATCATCCACATCTATCATTGATGTTAAAAAAATTGCAGGTATATTTTTATCATCAAGTCGTAATTTTTTTAAGAGTTCAAAGCCACTAAGTGAAGGAACATTTACATCCAAGAGTAAAATGTCGTAGCTTTTGTCATATATAGCTTCATAAGCTTCCATTCCATCCATAAAACCGTCAACTTCATAACCTATATCTGTTAAAAACTCTTCTATACTAATCCGTAATGAATACTCATCTTCTAATAATAAAATTTTCATTTGATTTTTCCATTTATCTTTTTAACTACTTTTCTTTCCAACATCATTTGAATAAGTTCATCTTTTGAATACTTGTCAAACTTTTCATACGCCTCGTCAAAAAAAATTTGCCTATCTTCTTTATCTATTACATTTTGTAAATAAACCATAGCACTAGCAGAGTAGTTATCGTATATATTTTGCGCATACTTCTCTTCCTTTAGTACATCATAGAGACTACTTCTTGTTACATTAATCAAAAATGATATATCGTCTTCAGGATTTCTAAAATATTCCAAATATCGTTCAGGCAAAACAAATACAAATGCACCGATTGATTTAAAATTACCATCATACATAGTTTTATAAAAGAGATATTTATTATCTAAATATACCACTTGACTCAGCTTAAGCTCTTTAAAGTCAATACTATTTAGTGTCTGAATATGACTGTAATTATAATTTCTATTAGAGACTATGTAGTTGGCTATTGTTAAATTTTCTCTCATCAATACTGCACTGTCACTATACTTAACATCAAGAAGTACATAAATATCAACTCCCATAGAAGCGAAAAAGTCTGTAATCGATTTAAAAAATGAAATAACTTCTATAAATCCTAAAAAAACACCATTATTGTATATTGGAACTGTTGATTTAAGTCCGAGTCTTCGCCCTATTTCAATTGAAGTACGAGGTGTTTTATGAGTATTAAAATATTTAAGATCATCCCTATAATCTCCTATTGGAACTCCTGCATATATATCATCCCAGCTTCTTGCAAAAATATTGAGTTCTTTTGTAATAATCTGTGCTCTTATTAAAATATCTGTATTATTTTTGATTGTACTTGTTATGTCAAATAGTATCTCATGTCCTAAATCTTCATCATCATTTTCTAAAGCATCTACAATTCCTTTGTTTTTAGAAAGAACCAACGCTATTTCCAAGTCATCCATGCGGTGAGATTTCAACTCGGAATCAAAGGTCAAGGTAACTTGATCCATAATGTCATTTATCTTTTGCTTTTTTATCTCATTTTTATAATAAACCACACCAATAAAGATAAAAATAACAATTGTAATAAATATAATAAATATTTTTTTAAACATTTTACATAAGCACTTTAAAATTAATATAAAATAATTATATCCAATAAAATAGCATTTTACATATAAAAAAAATATTATTTACTAAAGTTTGTATTTACGATGCCAATAATACACTTACTCCATCAAACTCAAAGCTAGTAACGGAGTAGGTGTAATTATGATTTAAAGTAAAAAAATGCTATAACTTTTGCAGTCTGGTATCTGCATTTAAAACTTAAATTACAAGAATTATGCTTAATACTAACTTTAAAATATTTTGCACTTAAGTTATTAGTGATACAATCATACAAAAATAATATAAAAGATTAATATGAAAAAAGTTAAAACCATTCACTTAAAAGACTACAAAAAATCTGAGTTTGACATACAAGAGACCCAACTACTTTTTGAACTTTTTCAAGAGCATACTATTGTTACAAATACAATCAAAATCATAAAGCTAGATGCTAATACTAAAGATATAAAACTAGATAGTATCGACTTGGAACTTTTAGATATTTGGTTAAATGATTTAAAATTAAATAATAGTAGGTATATTATAGACAAAGAGAATTTAACTATTTTAAATGTTCCTTCAGAGTTTAGCTTAAAAATTATCAATAAAATTTATCCACATAAAAATACAGAACTTGAAGGACTATACAAATCTGGTTCTATTTTTTGTACTCAAAATGAACCTGAAGGTTTTAGAAAAATAACACCTTTTCTAGATCGGCCGGATGTTATGAGCATCTATACTACTACTATCATTGCAGATCAAGATAAGTACCCTACTCTTTTAAGTAATGGAAACAAAAAAAACTGTCAAGATTTTTTAAATGGCAGACATGGAACTACTTGGCATGACCCTCATCCAAAACCATCTTATCTTTTTGCTCTTGTTGCTGGGGACTTGGGTGTTGTTAAGGATGAATTTACCACAGCATCTGGGGAGTATGTAGAGCTAAATATATACTGCGATAAAGGAAACGAATCTCAATGTTTACACGCAATGAAGTCTTTAAAAGAAGCTATGGTTTGGGATGAACAGATGTATGGACGGGAGTATGATTTAGAGATTTATAACATAGTCGCCGTAGATAGTTTTAACATGGGTGCGATGGAGAACAAAGGCTTAAATATCTTCAATTCACACTATGTTTTAGCAGATGAAACAAAAGCAACAGATGCAGATTTCATGGGAATTCAAAGTGTTATAGCCCATGAATATTTTCACAACTGGACAGGAAATCGTATAACTTGTCGTGATTGGTTTCAA containing:
- a CDS encoding response regulator transcription factor gives rise to the protein MKILLLEDEYSLRISIEEFLTDIGYEVDGFMDGMEAYEAIYDKSYDILLLDVNVPSLSGFELLKKLRLDDKNIPAIFLTSMIDVDDLKEGYRRGCCDYIRKPFDLEELELRIDHALASFFKDDCFLIDIGYDIVYDIKKSKLTLNEKEIILRKTEQDMLEVLIKHKNSVVSTQMFQDEVWGEYVEPATVRVQLNNLRKKLPDDLIQNRRGLGYIIER
- a CDS encoding cache domain-containing protein, which translates into the protein MFKKIFIIFITIVIFIFIGVVYYKNEIKKQKINDIMDQVTLTFDSELKSHRMDDLEIALVLSKNKGIVDALENDDEDLGHEILFDITSTIKNNTDILIRAQIITKELNIFARSWDDIYAGVPIGDYRDDLKYFNTHKTPRTSIEIGRRLGLKSTVPIYNNGVFLGFIEVISFFKSITDFFASMGVDIYVLLDVKYSDSAVLMRENLTIANYIVSNRNYNYSHIQTLNSIDFKELKLSQVVYLDNKYLFYKTMYDGNFKSIGAFVFVLPERYLEYFRNPEDDISFLINVTRSSLYDVLKEEKYAQNIYDNYSASAMVYLQNVIDKEDRQIFFDEAYEKFDKYSKDELIQMMLERKVVKKINGKIK
- a CDS encoding HAMP domain-containing sensor histidine kinase — encoded protein: MKDSQYSTKYALIYTSFVSVILLAPMFFYFIYMKNIYSIQNKLLLKEKSILVVKAMHEYNQNKEYFEYPRFKTFESGLYDEGFQPIYSLINYKIKYFKDGYHLDGNDAYLIVKLPKGRYFGAKYLIIKNQVSFAVVYEKLMLILFSVVILVFILSLFFLKSFAKPFKKLNKRLDNFIKDSVHEINTPLSIISVNIDLYNRKNSPNKYMQRMKAATKVLSNIYNDMDYLIKHDRLKYEKESINMAIFLKDRIDYFNEVALMKNIIINSNIKNCDNIEMNTKQLQRVIDNTISNAIKYSYENSEIDISLYMKDKKCHLSFKDYGVGIDNVEKIFSRYYREDTSKGGFGIGLNIVKSIISKAKIELKIDSTPKIGSEFLYIFPIISSKNI